In one window of Paraburkholderia phymatum STM815 DNA:
- the xth gene encoding exodeoxyribonuclease III, with protein MKLATWNVNSLKVRQQHVIDWLELSRTDVLCLQELKLPDEKFPRAELAEKGYRSWFAGQKTYNGVGILVRDGVSVDEGSIVRNIPGFEDPQQRVIAATVEGVRVVCAYFPNGQAPGTDKFAYKLRWLDAMYEWISSELTQHPKLALLGDYNIAPEDRDVHDPKAWEGQNLVSPEERAQFNRLIELGLVDSFRLFDQPEKTFTWWDYRMLAFRRNAGLRIDHILLSKPLAASCTHCDVDKTPRKWDQPSDHAPVVALTE; from the coding sequence ATGAAATTAGCCACGTGGAACGTGAACTCCCTGAAGGTTCGCCAGCAGCATGTGATCGACTGGCTCGAGCTCAGCCGGACCGACGTGCTTTGCCTGCAGGAACTGAAACTGCCCGACGAAAAGTTCCCGCGCGCAGAGCTGGCAGAAAAGGGATATCGCAGCTGGTTCGCGGGACAGAAGACGTACAACGGCGTCGGCATTCTCGTGCGCGACGGGGTGAGCGTCGACGAAGGCAGCATCGTGCGCAACATCCCTGGCTTTGAAGACCCGCAGCAGCGCGTGATCGCGGCCACCGTCGAAGGCGTGCGCGTGGTCTGCGCGTACTTTCCGAACGGCCAGGCGCCCGGCACCGACAAGTTCGCCTACAAGCTGCGCTGGCTGGACGCGATGTATGAATGGATCTCGAGCGAACTGACGCAGCATCCGAAGCTCGCGCTGCTCGGCGATTACAACATCGCGCCCGAAGACCGCGACGTGCATGATCCGAAGGCATGGGAGGGACAGAATCTCGTGTCGCCCGAAGAGCGCGCGCAGTTTAACCGTCTGATTGAACTGGGGCTCGTCGATTCGTTCCGGCTCTTCGATCAGCCCGAGAAGACCTTTACGTGGTGGGATTACCGGATGCTCGCCTTCCGCCGCAACGCGGGCTTACGCATCGACCATATCCTGCTGTCGAAGCCGCTCGCTGCGAGCTGCACCCATTGCGATGTCGACAAGACGCCGCGCAAATGGGACCAGCCTTCGGACCACGCGCCCGTCGTCGCGCTCACCGAATAA
- the ntrC gene encoding nitrogen regulation protein NR(I) has product MKPIWIVDDDQSIRWVLEKALARENFATRSFANVREAAGALEHDSPQVLVSDIRMPGGSGLELLQTVRDRVPGLPVIIMTAFSDLDSAVAAFQGGAFEYLAKPFDVDKAVELIRRAVDESMRGEQTWDDRVAEAPEMLGQAPAMQDMFRAIGRLSHSAATVLITGESGTGKELVARALHRHSPRANGPFIALNTAAIPKDLLESELFGHERGAFTGAQAMRQGRFEQAENGTLFLDEIGDMPFDLQTRLLRVLSDGQFYRVGGHNPLRANVRVIAATHQNLESRVRQGLFREDLYHRLNVIRLRLPALRERSEDIPLLTRHFLQKSARDLGVEPKRVSDEALVYMTSLPFPGNVRQLENLANWLTVMAPAQTIEIKDLPPDLVSTQQSGAEHATSAVSMSSEAASGNGGVTNGVAPAVGMPVATGGAAISPPVAAWENGLRTEVAKLLRENAADVMDELSRRFEAAVIREALDFTRGRKVEAAERLGIGRNTITRKIQELNLEP; this is encoded by the coding sequence ATGAAGCCGATCTGGATAGTAGACGACGATCAATCGATCCGTTGGGTGCTCGAAAAAGCACTCGCCCGCGAGAACTTTGCGACGCGCAGCTTCGCGAACGTGCGCGAAGCCGCGGGCGCGCTGGAACACGACAGCCCGCAGGTGCTGGTCTCCGACATCAGGATGCCGGGCGGCTCCGGGCTTGAACTGCTGCAGACCGTGCGCGACCGCGTGCCGGGTCTGCCCGTCATCATCATGACGGCGTTCTCGGATCTCGATAGCGCTGTGGCCGCGTTTCAGGGCGGCGCGTTCGAGTACCTCGCGAAGCCGTTCGACGTCGACAAGGCCGTGGAGCTGATTCGCCGTGCCGTCGACGAGAGCATGCGCGGCGAGCAGACGTGGGACGATCGCGTCGCCGAAGCGCCCGAGATGCTCGGCCAGGCGCCCGCGATGCAGGACATGTTTCGCGCGATCGGCCGTCTGTCGCATTCGGCCGCGACCGTGCTCATTACAGGCGAGTCAGGCACCGGTAAGGAGCTTGTCGCGCGCGCCTTGCACCGACATAGCCCACGCGCGAACGGTCCGTTCATCGCATTGAACACGGCAGCGATTCCGAAAGATCTGCTGGAATCCGAACTGTTCGGCCACGAACGCGGCGCGTTCACGGGCGCACAGGCGATGCGACAGGGCCGTTTCGAACAGGCTGAGAACGGCACGTTGTTTCTGGATGAAATCGGCGACATGCCGTTCGATTTGCAGACGCGTCTGTTGCGCGTGCTGTCGGATGGCCAGTTCTATCGCGTCGGCGGACACAACCCGTTGCGCGCGAATGTGCGGGTGATTGCCGCGACACATCAGAATCTCGAATCGCGCGTGCGTCAGGGACTGTTCCGCGAGGACTTGTATCACCGTCTCAATGTGATTCGTCTGCGTCTGCCTGCGTTGCGCGAGCGCAGCGAAGACATTCCGCTGCTCACGCGCCATTTCCTGCAGAAGAGCGCGCGCGACCTCGGCGTCGAGCCGAAGCGGGTATCAGACGAGGCGCTCGTTTATATGACGTCGCTGCCTTTTCCGGGCAACGTGCGGCAACTCGAAAATCTGGCGAACTGGCTGACCGTCATGGCGCCCGCGCAGACGATCGAGATCAAGGACTTGCCGCCCGATCTCGTGTCGACGCAGCAGAGCGGGGCGGAGCACGCGACGTCTGCCGTGTCCATGTCGAGCGAAGCCGCGTCGGGCAACGGCGGCGTGACGAACGGTGTTGCGCCCGCTGTGGGCATGCCCGTCGCGACGGGCGGCGCAGCGATTTCGCCGCCTGTGGCTGCATGGGAAAACGGCTTGCGCACGGAAGTCGCGAAACTCTTGCGCGAGAATGCCGCCGACGTGATGGACGAACTGTCGCGCCGATTCGAGGCGGCGGTGATACGCGAAGCGCTCGATTTCACGCGCGGTCGCAAGGTCGAGGCAGCGGAGCGGCTCGGCATCGGGCGCAATACGATTACGCGCAAGATTCAGGAGTTGAATCTTGAGCCGTAG
- the glnL gene encoding nitrogen regulation protein NR(II), with protein sequence MVLKNLIKARKGHADALSDDAQLVDSGLLPGFEALPTVVLVLDKRTLRVAFANPSAESMLEMSRRQLTQMAWPDIFANGEELTATIAAIAAHRFHATHLDAVLERPGHEPLHVHAVVGFLESAQDYVLLELFENERHLRSDREERIHDLTAVNKQLIRNLAHEIKNPLGGIRGAAQLLEFELGERERDELREYTQVVIKESDRLQTLVDRLLEPHRHPHIVGDVNIHEVCERVRAVILAEFPRGLTIERDYDVSVPDLRGDKEQLIQALLNIVRNAAEALRERISQGDARIELRTRVARKVTIAKRLCKLALDLHIVDNGPGIPEDIRERIFYPLVSGREDGSGLGLTLAQTFVQQHEGMIEVESRPGHTEFQILLPLDV encoded by the coding sequence ATGGTATTGAAGAACCTGATCAAGGCCAGAAAAGGGCATGCCGACGCACTGTCGGATGACGCGCAACTCGTCGACTCCGGTTTGCTGCCGGGCTTCGAGGCGTTGCCCACTGTCGTGCTCGTGCTCGACAAGCGGACGCTGCGGGTCGCGTTCGCGAATCCGTCGGCCGAGTCGATGCTCGAAATGTCGCGCCGGCAACTCACGCAAATGGCGTGGCCCGACATCTTCGCGAACGGCGAGGAGCTGACGGCGACTATCGCTGCCATCGCCGCTCACCGTTTTCATGCGACGCATCTCGATGCCGTGCTCGAGCGCCCAGGCCACGAGCCGTTGCATGTGCATGCTGTCGTCGGCTTTCTGGAAAGCGCGCAGGACTACGTGCTGCTCGAACTGTTCGAGAACGAGCGGCATCTGAGATCGGATCGCGAAGAGCGCATTCACGATCTCACGGCAGTCAACAAGCAGTTGATCCGCAATCTCGCGCATGAGATCAAGAATCCGCTCGGCGGCATTCGCGGCGCGGCGCAGTTGCTCGAGTTCGAACTCGGCGAGCGCGAACGCGACGAACTGCGCGAGTACACACAGGTCGTCATCAAGGAATCGGACCGGCTGCAGACGCTCGTCGACCGGCTGCTCGAGCCGCATCGTCATCCGCATATCGTCGGCGACGTGAACATCCACGAAGTGTGCGAACGCGTGCGCGCCGTGATTCTCGCGGAGTTTCCGCGTGGCCTCACGATCGAGCGCGACTACGACGTGAGCGTGCCTGATCTGCGCGGCGACAAGGAGCAGCTGATCCAGGCGCTGCTGAACATCGTGCGCAATGCGGCCGAGGCATTGCGCGAACGCATTTCGCAGGGTGATGCCCGCATCGAGTTGCGCACGCGCGTCGCGCGCAAGGTGACGATCGCGAAACGTCTTTGCAAGCTGGCACTGGACTTGCATATCGTCGACAACGGACCCGGCATTCCCGAGGACATACGCGAACGCATCTTCTATCCGCTCGTATCGGGCCGTGAAGATGGCAGCGGTCTTGGCCTGACGCTCGCGCAGACCTTCGTTCAACAGCACGAGGGGATGATCGAAGTGGAGAGCCGTCCGGGTCATACCGAGTTTCAGATCCTGCTGCCGCTCGACGTCTGA
- the glnA gene encoding type I glutamate--ammonia ligase — protein MSKSVADVMQLVKDEDVKFVDFRFTDTRGKEQHVSVPVSAFDEDKFESGHAFDGSSIAGWKGIEASDMLLVPDSNTAFIDPFYEESTLVLTCDVVEPADGKGYERDPRSLAKRAEAYLKSTGLGDTAFFGPEPEFFIFDSVQWNTDQSGCFVKIGSEEAPWSSGKEFEGGNTGHRPGTKGGYFPVAPVDTFQDIRSEMCLLLEQIGIPVEVHHHEVAGQGQNEIGTKFSTLVQRADWTQQLKYIVHNVAHTYGKTATFMPKPVVGDNGSGMHVHQSIWKDGQNMFAGNGYAGLSEFALFYIGGIIKHARALNAITNPGTNSYKRLVPHFEAPVKLAYSARNRSASIRIPHVANPKGRRIETRFPDPLANPYLCFSALMMAGLDGVQNKIHPGEAADKNLYDLPPEEDAKIPTVCAGLDQALEALDADREFLTRGGVFTDGMIDAYLELKESELQRVRMTTHPVEFELYYSL, from the coding sequence ATGAGTAAATCCGTGGCCGACGTCATGCAACTCGTCAAGGACGAGGACGTCAAGTTTGTCGACTTCCGTTTCACCGACACGCGCGGCAAGGAGCAACACGTTTCGGTGCCGGTGTCGGCATTCGACGAAGACAAGTTTGAAAGCGGCCATGCGTTTGACGGTTCTTCGATTGCAGGCTGGAAGGGCATCGAGGCATCGGACATGCTGCTCGTGCCGGACTCGAACACGGCCTTTATCGACCCGTTCTACGAAGAGTCGACCCTCGTGCTGACCTGCGACGTCGTCGAACCGGCTGACGGCAAAGGCTACGAGCGCGACCCGCGCTCGCTCGCCAAGCGCGCGGAAGCGTATCTGAAGAGCACGGGCCTCGGCGACACGGCGTTCTTCGGTCCGGAGCCGGAATTCTTCATTTTCGACTCGGTCCAGTGGAACACGGACCAGTCGGGCTGCTTCGTCAAGATCGGTTCGGAAGAGGCACCGTGGTCGTCGGGCAAGGAATTCGAAGGCGGCAACACGGGGCACCGTCCGGGCACGAAGGGCGGTTACTTCCCGGTCGCGCCCGTCGACACGTTCCAGGACATCCGCTCGGAAATGTGTCTGCTGCTCGAACAGATCGGCATCCCCGTTGAAGTTCACCACCACGAAGTGGCAGGTCAAGGTCAGAACGAGATCGGCACGAAGTTCTCGACGCTGGTGCAGCGCGCCGACTGGACGCAGCAACTGAAGTACATCGTCCACAACGTCGCACACACGTACGGCAAGACGGCGACGTTCATGCCGAAGCCGGTCGTCGGCGACAACGGTTCGGGCATGCACGTTCACCAGTCGATCTGGAAGGACGGCCAGAACATGTTCGCAGGCAACGGCTACGCCGGCCTGTCGGAATTCGCGCTGTTCTACATCGGCGGCATCATCAAGCACGCTCGTGCACTGAACGCGATCACGAACCCGGGTACCAACTCGTACAAGCGTCTCGTGCCGCACTTCGAAGCACCTGTGAAGCTGGCCTACTCGGCACGTAACCGTTCGGCATCGATCCGCATTCCGCACGTTGCGAATCCGAAGGGCCGCCGTATCGAAACGCGCTTCCCGGATCCGCTCGCGAACCCGTACCTGTGCTTCTCGGCACTGATGATGGCAGGTCTCGACGGCGTGCAGAACAAGATCCATCCGGGCGAAGCTGCCGACAAGAACCTGTACGACCTGCCGCCCGAAGAGGATGCAAAGATCCCGACGGTGTGCGCCGGCCTCGACCAGGCACTCGAAGCGCTCGACGCAGATCGCGAGTTCCTGACGCGCGGCGGTGTGTTCACCGACGGCATGATCGACGCGTACCTCGAACTGAAGGAAAGCGAGTTGCAGCGCGTGCGTATGACCACGCATCCGGTCGAATTCGAACTGTACTACTCGCTGTAA
- a CDS encoding rhodanese-like domain-containing protein, whose product MSTLEQLYSQAEKRRVDNQLPYAGAVTPAEAFELLQLDPRARLVDVRTRAELDWVGRPVVGDGQYAHVEWTRYPGGVPNAEFIDQLRQVVTPDAPLLLLCRSAARSKLAAIAATQAGFTKALDLLEGFEGDKDGQGHRKTVSGWCFRGLPWIGA is encoded by the coding sequence ATGAGTACGCTCGAACAGTTGTACAGCCAGGCTGAGAAGCGCCGTGTCGACAATCAGCTTCCGTACGCAGGCGCCGTCACGCCTGCCGAGGCATTCGAGCTTCTGCAACTCGACCCGCGCGCCCGACTCGTCGATGTGCGTACGCGCGCCGAACTCGATTGGGTCGGCCGCCCCGTCGTCGGCGACGGCCAGTATGCGCACGTCGAATGGACGCGCTATCCTGGCGGCGTGCCGAACGCCGAGTTCATCGACCAGCTGCGCCAGGTCGTGACACCGGACGCGCCATTGCTACTGCTCTGCCGGAGCGCCGCACGCTCGAAGCTGGCCGCCATCGCCGCGACGCAGGCCGGTTTCACGAAGGCGCTGGATCTGCTGGAAGGCTTCGAAGGCGACAAGGACGGCCAAGGGCATCGAAAGACGGTGTCGGGCTGGTGTTTCCGCGGGTTGCCGTGGATCGGTGCCTGA